Sequence from the Alkalibacter saccharofermentans DSM 14828 genome:
GTAAATGACAGCGAAGGCCAGATACCTTTCCCTGAACAGTCTGCAGTCCTGACTGATGGAGAGTACTTTGCTTCCTTCGAGCACGGCAACAACGAAGGTTATCGTCCTGAAATGACTGTCACTGTAAAAGAAGGTCTCATCACTCGGGTAAATTACCGTGAGGTTTCTTTGGATGGAAAGGACAAAATATCCGACGCTGAATATTTCGAAGCCTTCAAGGAAGAACACAACCTAGACCTCCAAGCCTTATATCTGCGCCTTTACACCAACCTTATAAAAAACCAGAGCACTAACAGCCTGCCTTCTACCGGGGATTTTCCCGACATGCGAAATTATTTCAAGAGACTCTCAGACAGCATAATCCTAAGCGCCAGGAGAGGCTTAACCGATCCTTCTTTGATATCCATGGATGATATCTACTATGAAGCCGGAGAGTACGACAGCAACGGCTACAAGGGCAGAATTTCAATAACATATGTCAACAACGTAATTATCGATGTTCAGTATACCGAGATGAACCAAAACGACGAGCCCAAGGAGGATATGGAGGATCTTGATGAAGTATACCAGCAGCACTATGGGATGTCTATTGGGGAAATGTTCGGTTTATACACCAATCAGATAATTCAAAACGATTCGATCGCCCCCTTGGATTCAATCACAGGGGCCACAAGGACCCAGGAAAAGATCAATTCACTTTTAGATATCATCCGAGAAAGGAGATTTCCTTTCGAAATGGAAAAAGCCGATGATTAGTCGGCTTTTTTGCTTAGATGGTTGTCAGGTACATATCAAGCTCCCACTGGCTTACCTTGGTTCTGTAGCTGTCCCACTCCTGCATCTTGTTTTCGATGTATTTAACTTGCGCATGTGGCCCTAAGGTCTCCATGAGAAGCTCATCAGCCTGAAGCTCTTGAATGGCCTCTTTTAAAGTGCCGGGTAGAGAATCTATACCCTGTTCTTCTTTTTCCTTAAGGCCCATTTCATATACATTTGAAAATACCGGAGGCGGCGCCTCAAGGTCGTTCTTGACACCATCAAGACCTGCAGCCAAGCTTGCAGCCAGAGCCAAGTATGGATTTGCCGACGGATCCGGGTTTCTCATTTCCACCCTGGTTGACGGTCCCCGTTTTGCAGGGATTCTTATAAGCGGGCTTCTATTCTTCGGCGACCATGCAATATATACAGGTGCTTCATAACCGGGAACTAGTCTTTTGTACGAATTTACAGTTGGATTGGTAAGCGCTGCCATACCTCTGGCATGCTTAATAAGTCCTGCAATGTACTTGTATGCTGTGTCGCTTAACTCGTAAGGCCCATCGGGATCATAAAATGCGTTCTTTCCGTCCTTGAAAAGTGACTGGTTAAGGTGCATCCCAGAGCCGTTGATTCCAAAAATCGGCTTCGGCATGAAAGTGGCGTGCAATCCATGTCTTTGAGCGATAACCCTTACCACCATTTTAAATGTCATGATGTCATCTGCCGCCTCTAGAGCGTCTGCATATTTAAAGTCTATCTCGTGTTGTCCAGGAGCTACCTCATGGTGGGATGCTTCAATCTCAAAGCCCATCTCCTTTAAGGTTACCACCATGTCCCTTCTGGCACTCTCTCCCAAGTCCACAGGAGCAAGATCAAAGTATCCTGCGTTGTCGTGAGTCTTAAGAGTAGGATAGTTGTTTTCATCAACTTCAAAGAGAAAGAACTCGCACTCGGGACCTACGTACATGGTATAGCCCATATCCTCGGCTTCTTTTACTTTTTTCTTTAAAATATTTCTCGGACATCCGGAAAATGGCGTGCCGTCGGGATTGTAGATGTCACAAATCAGCCTTGCTTCCCTGCCTACCTGAGGCTTCCATGGAAATACGACGAAAGTGTTTAGATCCGGCTTTAGGTACATGTCCGACTCTTCGATTCTCACAAACCCATCAATGGATGATCCGTCAAACATGATTTCGCCATCCAATGCTTTTTCCAGCTGTTCATAACTGATGGATAGGTTCTTCATAACTCCGTTTAAATCAGTAAACTGCAAGTGAATGAACTCCACGTCCAAATCCTTCGCATTTTGTAAAATTTGGTCTTTTGTAATTGCCATATTACGCGCCTCCTCTATATTTCGTTTCATAAGCTGAGTAAAATATAAAAATATAAAAAACGCCTATCCCAGGTATCCTATGTTCCTTGAATAGACGTCATTGTCTTGTATAAACTTGTTTATGATATACATTCTATAGACAATTTCATTTGATGTCAATAGGAATCTAAATGTTTAAACTGTCTTCATTCATTAGATATGTAAGTGTGTAAAGGCTTTCGCTTATTGCTACATTTTCGATTACTACATTATCCGGCACGGAAACATCTGTCGGTGCAAAGTTCCATATTGCCTTTACATTGTTTTCTATAAGCGTGTCTGCTACGCTTTGGCTGTGCTCCTTAGGCACACAAATAATGCCTATTTGTATATCATTGCTCTTTACGTATTCACCAAGATCTAAAATATCCAGAATCTTGATGTCTCTGATCGTATTGCCAATAAGCCTCGGATTTACGTCAAACATAGCTTTAAGAATAAATCCTTCTCTTTTAAATCCTTCATAGTTGGCAATTGCCTGTCCCAAGTTTCCGGCACCTACAATAACACAGTTATACGATTTGCTAAGCCCCAGTATGCTTCCAATTTCCTTTTGAAGCTCTATAACGTTATAACCGTATCCCTGCTGACCAAATCCCCCAAAGCAATTCAAGTCCTGCCGTATTTGAGATGCAGTAAGGCCCATAAGTTTTCCGAGTTCTTTTGATGATATTCTCATGACATCGTTGTGTATTAAATCTCCCAAGTATCTATAATATTTAGGCAGCCTTCTAACGACAGCCATGGAGACCTTTATTGAATTTCTCTGCATGTCAATACTCCTTTCGATCACATATAAAAACTATAATTTTAATTATAACAATGTGAATTTTTATTGTCAATTTTTTGTTTTTGTATTTTATTGTGTTTTTACTAACTTTTCAAATCCGAATACAAACTTGGGATACAATTCCATCAAACAAAGGTATAATTGAATATTCCCTAATATTATAGTAATATATTGATAGTAAAAAGGCAAAACAAACTTGGAGGAAATCATGCTAGTTAGTGCTAATAATATAGAAAAAAGCTTCGGCGTGGAAACCGTGCTGAAAAATGTAAGCTTTATGGTAGATGACAACAGCAAAATAGGGATAGTGGGCAAAAACGGTACGGGAAAGAGCACCCTGTTCAAGATAATCGCAGGAATAACCCCCTATGACAGCGGCAGCATCGACTACGCCAAAAATCTGTCTATCGGATATCTTTCCCAGGAATCCAGCTTAAATGAAGACAACCGGTTATACGAAGAGGTCATATCGGTATTTGACCACATAATCGACATGGAGCGTGAAATGAGGACGATGGAAGTTGAAATATCCAAAAATCACGACAGGGATGTGGAAAGTCTCCTAAACAAATATGCTCAGCTTACAGAAAAATTCGAAGACATGTCCGGCTACGAATACGAAAGCAGAGCCCGTGGAATATTGATTGGACTCGGCTTTGCTCCGGAAGAGTTTGACAGACCTGTCGCTGCTTTCAGCGGAGGAGAAAAAACCAGGATATCCCTTGCAAAGATGATCCTCACCAACCCGCAGCTTCTTCTTTTGGACGAGCCAACCAACTTTTTGGACATAGAAACCATCCAATGGCTTGAAAGCTACCTTAAAAATTACAGCGGATCCTTTATAATCATTTCCCACGATAGGTATTTTCTCGATTCACTTGTTACCACCGTGTTCGAAATTGAAAACAAGACCTTGACCCGTTACAACGGCAACTTCAGCGAATATGTCAGAAGGAAGCAGGAAAACCTGGAAAGCCAGCTGCATCAATACAAGCTGGAACAAAGAGAGATACAGCGCCAGGAAGAGATAATAAAGCAGTTCAGGCAGTTCAACAGGGAGAAGAGCATTAAAAGAGCTCGCAGCCGTGAAAAGATGCTGGACAAGATGCCTAAAAGCGACAAGCCGTTTATCGACAATCGCAAGGTATCAATGAAATTTGAACCTAAGATCCAAAGCTCTAAGCTTGTGCTTGAAGTGGATGACCTGGCAAAGAGCTATGATTCCAACCTGTTCAATTCCATCAGCTTCAATGTATTCCGAGGAGACAGGATAGGCATCATAGGCGCCAATGGAAGCGGCAAGAGCACAATGCTTAAAATAATCAACGGAGATTTATCTCAAGATCGTGGCCAAGTCAACTGGGGCCAAAAAGTGATCCCCGCATTTTTTAGACAAGATAATGCAGGACTTGATCCGGATTCAACGGTATTGGACGAGGTATGGAACTGCAGGCCCAAAGCAAACGAAGGTGAAATACGCAACATACTATCTTATTTCAAGTTTTATGGGGATGACGCGTTCAAGCCCCTAAACGTCCTCTCCGGAGGAGAGCTAAGCAGAGTATCACTTGCGAGGACTATGCTCTCTGATGCCAACTTCATTATCATGGATGAGCCTACGAACCACCTTGACATGCCTACGGTGGATGTACTGGAAAACGCCTTATCTGACTATACCGGCACCTTATTCATAGTCTCTCACGATAGATACTTCTTAAACAAGACGGTAAACAGGCTATTTGTGCTCAAGGACAACCATCTGGAGATTTACGAGGGCAACTACGACTACTACATCCAAAAGACTCAGGAAGCAAAAATGCTTGAAGATTTAAAAAACAGCCAGCCAGAGAAGACAAAGACTGAAATCGTTCAGGAAAAAAAACTTAAAAATAAGCAGAAAAAAGAGCTTGCAGCACTTAAAAAAGAGATAAGCAGGTTGGAAGAATCTATAATTGTAAAGGAAGAAGAGATTTCTAAACTGGAAAAAATCATTTGCTCTGACGGCTTTTACGACGATTATGACTATTCCTGCAAAATAAATTCGGACTATGAATCTGCTAAATCACAGTTATCCCTGCTTATGGATGATTGGACAGTAAAACAAATGGAAATTGAGGAAAGTTCATAAAAAAATAACAATCCGAATCTTAAGATCCGGATTGTTTCATTTATCTTACTCTGCTGCAGGAGGGGTGAAGACTCTTGAGCCTAGTTCCCTGTCCAACATATGAAGACCTTGAGGATTTCCCTTGATCTTTTTAAGCTGAGCCAGTAAAGTGCTGAAGCTCTCCTCTTCTTCTACTTGTTCGTCTACGAACCAGTTCAGAAGGCTTATGGTGGCATATTCTTTTTCTTCCTGGGCTATATCCATTAAATGGTATATTCTGGAGGAAACGAATTTTTCGTGCTCCAGTGAATATGCAAAAACGTCTACGATATCGTCAAAATCAGCCTTTGGATCGTCAAAGCCTTTTAAGACCGCTTTTTCTCCTCTGCTGTTTAAGAATCCGTAGAATTTCATCGCATGGAATCTTTCTTCATCAGCTTGAGCTATGAACCAGGTTTCAAAACCAGGCAGGTCATTTTCCGAGCAGAAGGAAGCCATGGATAGATACAAATGCGCCGAAAAGAATTCATACTTTATTTGTTCATTGATTTCATCAATAAGTTTCTTGCTTAACATATTATTGCCCTCCTTAAATTTAAACTATACCTATTTATATATACCATCATCCGCTGCCTATCAAACATTTAAAAGCCCATTCACAGGTTGTTTTTTGATTTAATTTGCAATAAAGTTTTTCTTGACATCAAAAACCCTTGATTTTTAAAGGTTTCACTTTTAAGTATTCTTAAATTTTTTCAGTGTTTTCAATGGAGTTATTAACATTTTCCACAGTTATCCACCTACTTGTCCACAGAACATCCAGTTATCCACCTTGATTTCTCGACCTTTCAAAGACTTATCCACATTTTACTGTCCGTTTACATTCTGTTTACAAACAGGGTGTAGACAACTTTTCATGCTCCCTCACCCAATTTTAAGATTTGGTTTTGCCGTTAAATTTTCAGGGGCAAAAACTCCTTTTTGGTATTTGTGATAACCGGCTCCTGCTATCATGGCAGCATTATCTGTACACAAACTGGGGGCAGGATAATCAAGAGCGATACCATGGGCGTCACACTTTTCCCTCATCATTTTTCTAAGCAGGCTGTTGCATGCAACCCCCCCTGACAAACAAACCCTATCAGTCTTATAATCCAGCGCGGCCTTAATAGTCTTCTCTGTCAAAACCTCTACCACAGCCATTTGAAAGCTTGCTGCGACGTCTTCTGGTCTGTATTTAATGTTTTTCATCTTCATGCCGTTCAGATAGTTTAGCACCGCAGACTTTAAACCACTGAAGCTAAAGTCATAGCTGTCATCTTCCAGGTATGCTCTTGGAAACTGTACAAAATCAGGATCCCCTTCAAGTGCTGCCTTGTCTATTGCAGGTCCTCCAGGGTAACCAAGACCCAGAGTCCTTGCTATCTTGTCAAAAGCTTCACCTGCCGCATCGTCCCTCGTCTGACCTAGTACATCGTAGCTGTCGTAATCTTTGACGTATATCAGATGTGAATGTCCTCCCGAAGCAACCAAAGTTACAAAGGGAGGCTTTACGCTTTC
This genomic interval carries:
- the tsaD gene encoding tRNA (adenosine(37)-N6)-threonylcarbamoyltransferase complex transferase subunit TsaD; amino-acid sequence: MKDVLILGIETSCDETSAAIVKNGREVLSNIIYSQIEIHQPFGGVVPEVASRNHVKKISSIVDMAFKEAGIGYSDIDAVAATYGPGLVGSLLVGLSFGKSFAYAAKKPLVGINHIDGHISANYIGNESVKPPFVTLVASGGHSHLIYVKDYDSYDVLGQTRDDAAGEAFDKIARTLGLGYPGGPAIDKAALEGDPDFVQFPRAYLEDDSYDFSFSGLKSAVLNYLNGMKMKNIKYRPEDVAASFQMAVVEVLTEKTIKAALDYKTDRVCLSGGVACNSLLRKMMREKCDAHGIALDYPAPSLCTDNAAMIAGAGYHKYQKGVFAPENLTAKPNLKIG
- a CDS encoding redox-sensing transcriptional repressor Rex produces the protein MDMQRNSIKVSMAVVRRLPKYYRYLGDLIHNDVMRISSKELGKLMGLTASQIRQDLNCFGGFGQQGYGYNVIELQKEIGSILGLSKSYNCVIVGAGNLGQAIANYEGFKREGFILKAMFDVNPRLIGNTIRDIKILDILDLGEYVKSNDIQIGIICVPKEHSQSVADTLIENNVKAIWNFAPTDVSVPDNVVIENVAISESLYTLTYLMNEDSLNI
- the glnA gene encoding type I glutamate--ammonia ligase, translating into MAITKDQILQNAKDLDVEFIHLQFTDLNGVMKNLSISYEQLEKALDGEIMFDGSSIDGFVRIEESDMYLKPDLNTFVVFPWKPQVGREARLICDIYNPDGTPFSGCPRNILKKKVKEAEDMGYTMYVGPECEFFLFEVDENNYPTLKTHDNAGYFDLAPVDLGESARRDMVVTLKEMGFEIEASHHEVAPGQHEIDFKYADALEAADDIMTFKMVVRVIAQRHGLHATFMPKPIFGINGSGMHLNQSLFKDGKNAFYDPDGPYELSDTAYKYIAGLIKHARGMAALTNPTVNSYKRLVPGYEAPVYIAWSPKNRSPLIRIPAKRGPSTRVEMRNPDPSANPYLALAASLAAGLDGVKNDLEAPPPVFSNVYEMGLKEKEEQGIDSLPGTLKEAIQELQADELLMETLGPHAQVKYIENKMQEWDSYRTKVSQWELDMYLTTI
- the abc-f gene encoding ribosomal protection-like ABC-F family protein, with product MLVSANNIEKSFGVETVLKNVSFMVDDNSKIGIVGKNGTGKSTLFKIIAGITPYDSGSIDYAKNLSIGYLSQESSLNEDNRLYEEVISVFDHIIDMEREMRTMEVEISKNHDRDVESLLNKYAQLTEKFEDMSGYEYESRARGILIGLGFAPEEFDRPVAAFSGGEKTRISLAKMILTNPQLLLLDEPTNFLDIETIQWLESYLKNYSGSFIIISHDRYFLDSLVTTVFEIENKTLTRYNGNFSEYVRRKQENLESQLHQYKLEQREIQRQEEIIKQFRQFNREKSIKRARSREKMLDKMPKSDKPFIDNRKVSMKFEPKIQSSKLVLEVDDLAKSYDSNLFNSISFNVFRGDRIGIIGANGSGKSTMLKIINGDLSQDRGQVNWGQKVIPAFFRQDNAGLDPDSTVLDEVWNCRPKANEGEIRNILSYFKFYGDDAFKPLNVLSGGELSRVSLARTMLSDANFIIMDEPTNHLDMPTVDVLENALSDYTGTLFIVSHDRYFLNKTVNRLFVLKDNHLEIYEGNYDYYIQKTQEAKMLEDLKNSQPEKTKTEIVQEKKLKNKQKKELAALKKEISRLEESIIVKEEEISKLEKIICSDGFYDDYDYSCKINSDYESAKSQLSLLMDDWTVKQMEIEESS
- a CDS encoding ferritin, which encodes MLSKKLIDEINEQIKYEFFSAHLYLSMASFCSENDLPGFETWFIAQADEERFHAMKFYGFLNSRGEKAVLKGFDDPKADFDDIVDVFAYSLEHEKFVSSRIYHLMDIAQEEKEYATISLLNWFVDEQVEEEESFSTLLAQLKKIKGNPQGLHMLDRELGSRVFTPPAAE